The following coding sequences lie in one Candidatus Brocadia sp. genomic window:
- a CDS encoding tetratricopeptide repeat protein has translation MYNSYQPINKHGAVKVRSDKPRLYICQLVLIIVVSSLLYLYTVGNNFVYDDKFTVVNNYLIRSWYKVPMIFTSDYFTAAGELSYRPLVTLSYFVDYSFWHLNPVGYHLTNLFLHSLNAALLFFLLARLLGILGETHRESIPVFPRNSEASVSRTVAIRTSIPFLASLIFCTHPLLAEAVNAISYREDLLATTFYFAAFQFYLKTCQQRSTLWYSVSLLCYLAGLFSKETTITFPVLIGLYDVLSQSKTRLPYKLIRYYIGYALVSIFYILIRFVFLHNPTESYIPYPQNSLWVNFLTMSKVLASYIKLLFFPVNLNADYVVQHTTSPVEISFILSLLLIVSVMVIAYRLFFYFRILFFSVLWFFITLLPVLNIIPIENIMAERYLYLSLVGFCVLGGFLLDQIPNLGLRHRVLNSCGFTFIITLLLIGFSWQTCQISKIWFDDHSLWSTTAERSPQSSRAHNNLGVLYKKMGFMDAAIREYTMAIQIKPDYSEAHGNLANVYINKGLSVLDKQTLSKAHNNLSKAYIDEGNFKTAITEYKKSLEISPFNETAHFNLGVTYGKMGLFSNAEIEYGNVIRINKNNPHAHNNLGNIYEDKGLLDKAMAAYQVSLSIDPNSAITHNNIGNVYFKKGVFDAAILEYRAATENDPEGIVYHENLGNAYVKKGLVEEAITEFESIIGMYPKNANAYGNLITLCWNYKKDSEKAILYLRKLSVLEPEQREAINKMIEKIGIKK, from the coding sequence ATGTATAATTCATACCAACCCATCAATAAACATGGGGCGGTAAAAGTCAGATCAGACAAACCACGTCTTTATATTTGCCAGCTTGTTCTTATCATCGTAGTTTCCTCACTCCTCTACTTGTATACTGTCGGAAACAATTTTGTCTATGATGATAAGTTTACCGTTGTAAATAATTATCTGATAAGGTCTTGGTACAAAGTGCCCATGATCTTTACCAGTGATTATTTCACGGCTGCCGGTGAACTCAGTTATCGCCCGCTCGTAACGTTATCCTATTTTGTTGATTACTCCTTTTGGCATCTCAATCCTGTCGGATATCATCTTACAAACCTATTCCTCCATAGCCTTAATGCCGCCCTTTTGTTCTTCTTACTCGCCCGTCTCCTGGGCATTCTCGGCGAAACACATAGAGAATCGATACCTGTTTTCCCCAGAAATTCAGAAGCATCGGTTTCAAGAACCGTGGCTATTAGAACCTCCATACCCTTTCTGGCGAGTCTTATCTTTTGTACTCATCCGCTCCTTGCAGAGGCTGTCAATGCCATCAGCTATCGCGAAGATCTCCTGGCCACCACTTTTTATTTTGCTGCCTTTCAGTTTTACCTCAAAACTTGTCAGCAAAGGTCTACGTTATGGTATTCAGTTTCTCTTCTATGCTATCTTGCGGGTCTATTTTCCAAGGAAACGACTATTACCTTTCCGGTACTCATCGGCTTGTATGATGTCCTGAGCCAAAGTAAGACCCGATTGCCTTACAAACTTATCCGCTACTACATTGGTTATGCCCTTGTAAGCATCTTTTATATTCTGATACGTTTTGTATTCTTACACAACCCTACAGAGTCTTACATTCCGTATCCACAAAACAGTCTTTGGGTAAACTTTCTGACCATGTCAAAAGTTCTTGCCTCTTATATCAAGCTCCTCTTTTTCCCTGTAAATCTTAATGCCGATTATGTCGTTCAGCATACTACGTCTCCTGTTGAAATATCCTTTATCTTATCCCTCCTTCTGATTGTTTCTGTAATGGTAATTGCTTACCGGTTATTTTTTTATTTCAGGATTTTGTTTTTTTCTGTGCTATGGTTTTTCATCACCTTACTTCCCGTCCTGAATATTATCCCCATAGAAAACATCATGGCAGAGCGTTATCTTTATCTCTCTCTTGTGGGATTCTGTGTCCTGGGAGGTTTTTTGCTCGATCAAATTCCGAACTTAGGCTTAAGACATCGTGTCTTAAATTCTTGTGGTTTTACCTTCATAATCACCCTCTTGTTGATTGGGTTTTCCTGGCAAACGTGTCAAATCTCTAAAATTTGGTTTGACGATCATTCGTTATGGTCAACGACAGCTGAAAGGTCGCCCCAAAGTTCACGGGCGCACAACAATTTGGGGGTTTTATACAAAAAAATGGGGTTTATGGATGCGGCAATCCGGGAATATACCATGGCTATTCAAATCAAGCCTGATTATTCTGAGGCACATGGTAATCTTGCCAATGTGTATATAAACAAAGGATTGAGTGTTTTGGATAAACAGACGCTGTCGAAGGCACATAACAACCTTTCCAAGGCCTATATCGATGAAGGAAATTTTAAAACCGCAATTACTGAATACAAAAAATCCCTTGAGATTAGTCCCTTCAATGAAACAGCCCATTTTAATCTGGGTGTAACGTATGGGAAGATGGGATTATTCAGCAACGCAGAGATCGAATACGGAAATGTGATTCGAATTAACAAGAACAATCCGCATGCACACAATAACCTGGGGAACATTTATGAGGATAAAGGTTTACTGGACAAAGCCATGGCAGCATACCAGGTTTCACTTTCCATTGACCCAAATAGTGCCATTACGCACAATAACATTGGAAATGTATATTTTAAAAAAGGCGTCTTTGATGCGGCTATTCTTGAATATAGGGCGGCCACAGAGAATGACCCGGAGGGTATTGTCTATCACGAAAATTTGGGCAATGCCTATGTGAAAAAAGGTCTTGTAGAAGAGGCGATTACTGAATTTGAATCAATCATTGGCATGTACCCGAAAAATGCTAACGCATATGGAAATCTTATTACGTTGTGTTGGAACTATAAAAAGGATAGCGAAAAGGCTATTTTGTATCTGCGGAAATTATCTGTCCTGGAACCAGAGCAAAGGGAAGCTATCAATAAGATGATAGAAAAAATTGGGATAAAAAAATAG